In Elusimicrobium sp. An273, one genomic interval encodes:
- a CDS encoding 6-carboxytetrahydropterin synthase, whose product MLIKLIRTFSSAHRLPHYDGPCHQLHGHTWKAVFVIEGAVREDGMVCDFKVIKKLLDDNLPDHQFLNDWVENPTAENLAQYLFAKIGAELKKQNLTLKTLEIWESDNAAAVVEG is encoded by the coding sequence ATGCTTATCAAACTCATCCGCACCTTCAGTTCCGCCCACCGCCTGCCGCATTACGACGGCCCCTGCCACCAATTGCACGGGCATACGTGGAAAGCCGTGTTTGTTATAGAAGGCGCCGTACGCGAGGACGGAATGGTATGCGATTTTAAGGTCATCAAAAAACTGTTGGATGACAATCTGCCCGACCACCAATTTTTAAACGACTGGGTGGAAAACCCCACCGCCGAAAATCTGGCCCAATATCTGTTTGCAAAAATAGGGGCCGAATTAAAGAAACAAAATTTAACCTTAAAAACACTGGAAATCTGGGAGAGCGACAATGCCGCAGCCGTCGTGGAAGGTTAA
- the dut gene encoding dUTP diphosphatase: MNPITIKVKKLDPRALLPHRAHPTDSGADLFALERTVLPARTVVKVRTGIAVELPENTSGIIWGKSSVESKGIKAMAGLVDAPYRGELLVCMYNLNETDFVFEAGQKVAQLVVLPTIYPAFEETDTLSDTARGAGGFGSTGEH; the protein is encoded by the coding sequence ATGAATCCGATTACCATAAAAGTAAAAAAATTAGATCCCCGCGCCCTGCTGCCCCACCGCGCGCACCCGACCGATTCCGGCGCGGATTTGTTTGCCCTGGAACGCACCGTCCTGCCGGCGCGCACCGTCGTAAAAGTACGCACGGGAATTGCCGTAGAACTGCCGGAGAACACTTCCGGCATTATCTGGGGCAAAAGTTCGGTGGAAAGCAAAGGCATTAAGGCCATGGCGGGCCTGGTGGACGCACCGTACCGCGGCGAATTACTGGTGTGTATGTACAACCTAAACGAAACGGATTTTGTGTTTGAAGCCGGGCAAAAAGTGGCCCAGTTGGTCGTTTTGCCTACGATTTATCCGGCTTTTGAGGAAACGGACACGCTGTCCGATACGGCCCGCGGAGCGGGCGGATTTGGCAGCACGGGCGAACACTAA
- a CDS encoding type IV pilin protein, which produces MQKGFTLIELLVVVLIIGILSAIALPQYETAVEKSRASEAFVNGNAILNSMNRAINERPNEYPTTRASLDIRLSGGEWNASATRYATEYFLYDLSNGNRLEITRRLGDNDQYTLRLYNNLSDTPDKKDCVSTGSSSADLCKSFRSSGYELAN; this is translated from the coding sequence ATGCAAAAAGGGTTTACCTTAATTGAATTGTTGGTGGTTGTATTGATTATCGGCATTTTGTCTGCCATTGCGTTGCCGCAGTATGAAACGGCGGTGGAAAAATCCCGCGCGTCGGAAGCGTTTGTAAACGGGAATGCCATTTTAAATTCCATGAACCGCGCCATTAACGAGCGGCCGAATGAATATCCCACCACGCGGGCGTCGTTGGATATCCGGCTTTCGGGCGGGGAGTGGAATGCGTCCGCCACGCGGTATGCAACGGAATACTTCTTGTATGATTTATCCAACGGAAACCGCTTGGAAATTACCCGTCGGTTGGGGGATAACGACCAATACACCCTGCGGTTGTACAACAACTTAAGCGACACCCCGGACAAGAAAGACTGTGTGTCCACCGGCTCTTCCTCGGCTGATTTATGCAAATCATTCCGCAGTTCCGGGTATGAATTAGCCAATTAA
- the folP gene encoding dihydropteroate synthase, giving the protein MANPLLMGIVNATPDSFYDGDPQNNLASLLAKCKDYVQSGADILDIGGESTRPNATPVSAEEEISRVLPLIRAVRQKWPQLPVSLDTVKIPVAQEGLKAGVSIINDVSGTPDKEMFRLVRDFKAQIVVMHTRGTPQTMQGLTEYAHLLEEIKDFLAGKIQEALSCGLAKENVIIDVGFGFAKTREQNYELLKHLSFFKDLGVRMLVGVSRKTFLSQKRELPPKRKAQTLAAQLVALQGGADILRVHDVKDTRKIMNFYQELEAAP; this is encoded by the coding sequence ATGGCCAACCCGCTTTTAATGGGCATTGTAAACGCTACGCCCGATTCTTTTTACGACGGAGACCCGCAAAACAATTTGGCTTCTTTGCTGGCCAAATGCAAAGACTACGTCCAATCCGGCGCCGATATTCTGGACATCGGCGGCGAATCCACCCGCCCCAACGCCACCCCCGTCAGCGCCGAAGAAGAAATTTCCCGCGTGCTGCCGCTGATTCGGGCCGTGCGCCAGAAATGGCCGCAGTTGCCCGTCTCGCTGGACACCGTCAAAATCCCCGTTGCGCAGGAAGGACTAAAAGCCGGAGTTTCTATTATAAACGACGTAAGCGGCACGCCAGATAAGGAAATGTTTCGCCTGGTGCGGGATTTTAAGGCGCAAATTGTCGTGATGCACACGCGCGGCACGCCGCAAACCATGCAAGGCTTAACCGAATATGCCCACTTGCTGGAAGAAATAAAAGATTTTCTGGCGGGCAAAATTCAAGAAGCGCTTTCCTGCGGTCTTGCCAAAGAAAACGTGATTATAGATGTAGGGTTCGGCTTTGCCAAAACGCGCGAACAAAATTACGAACTGTTGAAACACCTTTCGTTTTTTAAAGATTTAGGCGTGCGGATGCTGGTGGGAGTATCGCGCAAAACTTTTTTAAGCCAAAAGCGCGAACTGCCGCCCAAACGCAAAGCGCAAACGCTGGCCGCCCAGTTGGTCGCCCTGCAGGGCGGGGCGGACATTCTGCGCGTGCACGACGTAAAAGATACCCGCAAAATTATGAATTTTTACCAAGAGTTGGAGGCCGCCCCATGA
- a CDS encoding 6-pyruvoyl trahydropterin synthase family protein — MSKVYLTQCGSFTARHGHGGTLAEEVHTHTFHYEVTFFGPTNAEGYLIDFRQLADTFKKELESRLEGSDLGTFLPQPTTEALCVWMYKRLKERLPHLYSVKVAEEPDRWIEYRGEE; from the coding sequence ATGAGCAAGGTTTATTTAACCCAATGCGGCAGCTTTACCGCCCGCCACGGGCACGGCGGTACGCTGGCCGAAGAAGTGCATACCCATACTTTTCACTACGAAGTAACTTTCTTCGGGCCGACGAATGCCGAAGGGTACCTGATTGATTTTCGCCAACTGGCGGACACGTTTAAAAAAGAACTGGAATCCCGCCTGGAAGGGAGCGATTTGGGAACGTTTCTGCCCCAGCCCACGACCGAGGCGCTGTGCGTGTGGATGTACAAACGCCTCAAAGAACGGCTGCCGCATTTGTACAGCGTAAAAGTGGCCGAAGAACCCGACCGCTGGATTGAATACCGCGGAGAAGAATAA
- a CDS encoding 7-carboxy-7-deazaguanine synthase QueE, with translation MPQPSWKVNEIFYSIQGEGKHTGMPAVFIRLAGCSMNCPFCDTKYAARDGQTLQAEAILKALASWPAKAVIITGGEPSEQDLPALIGVLKDAGYEVHLETNGANDTDVSRADFVCVSPKRYVSPQMLKKAHVIKLVVGQETDLEDLQKYYAYENAHTQIYLQPESNKQENIDLCVKLLKNHPSARLSLQTHKLANIR, from the coding sequence ATGCCGCAGCCGTCGTGGAAGGTTAACGAAATTTTTTATTCTATTCAAGGCGAAGGCAAGCACACCGGCATGCCGGCGGTGTTTATCCGGCTGGCGGGGTGCTCCATGAACTGCCCGTTCTGCGATACGAAATACGCCGCACGGGACGGCCAAACCCTGCAGGCCGAGGCCATTTTAAAAGCCCTTGCCTCCTGGCCGGCCAAGGCCGTCATCATTACCGGCGGCGAACCCAGCGAGCAGGACTTGCCCGCCCTGATCGGCGTGTTAAAAGATGCCGGCTACGAAGTGCACCTGGAAACCAACGGCGCCAACGATACGGACGTAAGCCGGGCGGATTTTGTCTGCGTATCGCCCAAGCGCTACGTCAGCCCGCAAATGCTAAAGAAAGCCCACGTCATTAAATTGGTCGTCGGGCAGGAAACCGATTTGGAAGACTTGCAAAAATACTATGCGTACGAAAACGCCCACACGCAAATTTATCTGCAGCCCGAAAGCAACAAACAGGAGAACATTGACCTATGCGTAAAACTGCTAAAAAATCATCCCTCCGCACGGCTAAGCCTGCAAACGCACAAGCTGGCAAACATCCGCTGA
- a CDS encoding OmpA family protein: protein MKKVILLCMAVSLLGTACTTPGKRTAWGAAGGAAVGAAAGAIIANNTGGKSETGAIYGALAGLAAGGLLGNYYDKQAKELAAIAEVVKSDSGIQVFLKNDILFATGSSELTAASMQTLTDLNRVLKKYPKNRIVVQGYTDSTGSDAINNKLSTQRAKAVYDFLLGSGLKTMSITYIGYGSSNPIASNATAAGRAQNRRVVLQITANEKDLK from the coding sequence ATGAAAAAAGTGATTCTGCTTTGTATGGCTGTATCGCTGTTGGGTACCGCCTGCACCACCCCCGGCAAAAGAACCGCTTGGGGCGCCGCCGGAGGAGCCGCCGTGGGCGCGGCCGCCGGAGCCATTATCGCCAACAATACGGGCGGCAAAAGCGAAACCGGCGCCATCTACGGCGCTTTGGCCGGTTTAGCCGCCGGCGGATTGCTGGGCAACTACTACGACAAACAAGCCAAAGAACTGGCCGCCATCGCCGAAGTGGTAAAGTCGGACAGCGGCATCCAGGTCTTCTTAAAGAACGACATTTTGTTTGCCACCGGCAGCTCGGAACTGACCGCCGCTTCCATGCAAACGCTGACGGATCTGAACCGCGTACTTAAAAAATATCCCAAAAACCGCATCGTCGTGCAGGGATACACCGACTCTACCGGTTCCGACGCCATCAACAACAAACTTTCCACCCAACGCGCCAAAGCCGTGTACGACTTCTTGTTGGGCAGCGGTTTGAAAACGATGAGCATCACCTACATCGGCTACGGTTCTTCCAACCCGATCGCCAGCAACGCTACTGCGGCCGGCCGCGCGCAAAACCGCCGCGTCGTGCTGCAAATTACCGCCAACGAAAAAGATTTGAAATAA
- a CDS encoding DUF1189 family protein, whose product MLWAHIKTIFSFRFYHILAFSSRRFMVGFGIYLFFLSTVVFYFFSSGYIKDNLPLLLKNFPQVTFEKGVLTQPQQPVSASVPQSDFKIVFDASLKTPPSSEELLKDNILCLVTGNKIYVPSSGGIQQTELPKTFSFVTSQENLAKQKDVLESSLRAVTLFTSLFAIPLVMLFSFCTAGAVGLFFKLMRRSYVPRTAVLKWAFFMMGPLSALWYVRLWINIPLFTFAQVILCIIYMQQIFNTLPEEK is encoded by the coding sequence ATGCTTTGGGCTCATATAAAAACTATTTTTTCGTTCCGTTTTTACCATATTTTGGCTTTTTCGTCCCGCCGGTTTATGGTTGGATTCGGCATTTATCTGTTTTTCTTGTCTACGGTGGTATTTTATTTTTTCAGCAGCGGCTACATCAAAGACAATCTGCCCCTGCTGCTAAAAAACTTTCCGCAGGTAACGTTTGAAAAAGGCGTTTTGACCCAGCCGCAGCAGCCGGTTTCCGCCTCGGTGCCGCAAAGCGATTTTAAAATCGTCTTTGACGCGTCCTTAAAAACGCCCCCTTCCTCAGAAGAACTGCTTAAGGACAACATCCTCTGCCTCGTTACGGGCAACAAAATTTATGTTCCCTCGTCGGGCGGCATCCAACAAACGGAACTGCCGAAGACGTTTTCGTTTGTTACCTCGCAGGAAAATTTGGCCAAACAAAAAGACGTCTTGGAGAGCTCCTTGCGCGCAGTAACGCTGTTTACTTCGCTGTTTGCCATTCCCTTGGTTATGCTGTTTAGTTTTTGTACGGCGGGGGCCGTCGGATTATTTTTTAAACTCATGCGCCGCTCGTACGTGCCGCGCACGGCGGTGCTTAAATGGGCATTTTTTATGATGGGCCCGCTCAGCGCACTGTGGTACGTTCGGCTGTGGATAAATATTCCGCTTTTTACGTTTGCCCAAGTGATTTTATGCATTATCTATATGCAGCAAATTTTTAATACATTGCCCGAGGAGAAATAA
- the folK gene encoding 2-amino-4-hydroxy-6-hydroxymethyldihydropteridine diphosphokinase produces the protein MPKAVLALGSNIPPAKENIDRAIEALSALGTVKEVAPYIVSKPEGFAEQPDFINTVLILSTPYQPLPLLKKLKALETRLGRTPTFKNGPRVIDLDILFYDDQVLFEDDDEYPLFIPHPRLQEREFVLKPLSYILSDFVHPKLGKPVYRLYRELMKKKGKPDCHIL, from the coding sequence ATGCCCAAGGCCGTGCTTGCTTTGGGAAGCAACATTCCCCCCGCCAAAGAAAATATAGACCGCGCCATAGAGGCCCTCAGCGCCTTGGGTACGGTCAAGGAAGTGGCGCCGTATATCGTTTCCAAGCCGGAAGGCTTTGCCGAACAACCCGATTTTATCAATACGGTGCTGATTTTAAGCACCCCCTATCAGCCCCTGCCGCTTCTTAAAAAATTAAAAGCGCTGGAAACCCGGCTGGGCCGCACGCCTACTTTTAAAAACGGGCCGCGCGTGATTGATTTGGACATCCTGTTTTACGACGACCAAGTTTTGTTTGAAGACGATGACGAGTACCCTCTTTTCATTCCGCACCCGCGCCTGCAGGAGCGGGAGTTTGTCTTAAAGCCGCTGTCGTATATTCTGTCCGACTTTGTCCACCCCAAACTGGGCAAACCCGTCTACCGCCTGTACCGGGAACTGATGAAGAAAAAAGGAAAACCCGACTGTCACATTTTGTAA
- the folE gene encoding GTP cyclohydrolase I FolE yields the protein MRKTAKKSSLRTAKPANAQAGKHPLSEEKILNNLREILAYIGDDPTREGLLETPARIVRSWKKLFGGYQMKPQDVLKTFTEGSCEEMVVLKDIEFYSTCEHHLQPFFGTISIGYLPKGRVLGISKLARLVEVFARRLQIQEKLVAQIADSLMDTLQPHGVMVVCKAKHMCISSRGIEKHNAVMVTSAIRGAFKKMEVRNEFLEMIK from the coding sequence ATGCGTAAAACTGCTAAAAAATCATCCCTCCGCACGGCTAAGCCTGCAAACGCACAAGCTGGCAAACATCCGCTGAGCGAAGAAAAAATTTTAAACAATCTGCGCGAAATTTTGGCCTATATCGGCGACGATCCGACCCGCGAAGGCCTCTTGGAAACGCCGGCGCGCATCGTACGCAGCTGGAAAAAACTTTTCGGCGGCTACCAGATGAAGCCGCAGGACGTATTAAAAACGTTTACGGAAGGCTCCTGCGAAGAAATGGTGGTGTTAAAAGACATTGAATTTTATTCCACCTGCGAACATCACCTGCAGCCGTTCTTCGGCACCATCAGCATCGGATATCTGCCCAAAGGGCGAGTGCTGGGTATTTCCAAGCTCGCACGCCTGGTGGAAGTGTTTGCCCGCCGCCTGCAAATTCAGGAAAAACTGGTGGCCCAAATTGCAGACAGCCTGATGGACACCCTGCAGCCCCACGGCGTGATGGTAGTGTGCAAAGCCAAACATATGTGCATCAGCTCGCGCGGCATTGAAAAGCATAACGCCGTTATGGTCACGAGCGCCATCCGCGGCGCGTTTAAAAAAATGGAAGTGCGCAACGAATTTTTGGAAATGATCAAATAA
- a CDS encoding PAS domain S-box protein produces the protein MSNNFFSFFSKKDLPAEQVIKTLTPEMLAFLQQFPTAILLLNATGKIVFANAGAASVLRTEISDLNGTGVERLGLTMEKVRAMAEEKEPNKTIIQLVNREADAVYVSAGASFLASTPFIMLTLEFVPHFKQLNAEKSFLSSVINNYPVAVTVQNLAGVCTLWNTAAEKIFGFKAEQTHNHSVYEFLPKEIVASVQRLDEQVRDKQRPRENVLLSYKDAKGEERTLSVTKVFTPSENNKNKAILTIYEDVTMRQRYEQDLLQNRTLLRAVLDNVPLGLYTRDCDNQMTFFNRQSMKVLGETDVKCVNSPHPHQDKDVVSFHYTREQQVLSEGKIKDYPEEPYVDHAGNEKILHMIKVPLMDAGPKPLVLTIVEDITDRRRQEKEVARANSFLSAIVQNAPIGLYARAADGRMLLRNKQCEEIFGEVSDKAFDSTGSLPHETPEQVHEYIARERALLESGKTLDIPEEEYLTGGGEKKLLHMVKVPVSEEGNGEPQFVVTLVEDITEKRAQERALVETKNFLQTLLDQVPVAIYARGLDDKMSFVNRRAHELFPDEQEYLAKDDFYGQREKAIFKDGKTVEFPEEWYTTLRGNKILLHLIKAPVFDKEGKPFMVLTVADDITEKKAQEKAIIDAKNFLQTVINNLPVSLSVKDYDGKYILWNKKSEELFGVMAESVIGRTSYRVDINKDQAEFLREADLRVFESKKEQDIPQELISTANEGVKIMHTVKTPVFNVDGTPNCLLVVSEDITAKTKMEKQIREASDKNTLLVENAREGIIILEDGKIIYANRALCHILNYEDVKEVTGKKILDMVAEDHQMFLKDKYDAVVSGADDASSAIDVHFLKKGGQEVETEFAAVASKYLGRRIVLCFVRDVTSSNRMLREVKTERECFRAAFEKSVTPAFILSHKGYISVMNEACRKMFDFTDADKNFYRNVYMKPAVSLAARKQLRAGQPAHMDYVFDFDRAAKMFPGRIEGTGKLPLSVSFVPINKRDAKDGTVEADYVVFLERKEAKSAPVVPPPPAAPKQPEAPAAPKPQEHTAPKPPAPPMIISKTSQEMLVLPNSEPYALCGDGWKIEVCNDLFCSLCQLEEDELIGQDLRRLFDADSLPRLEEDLKTLQQDGSLANREYHINLASGLENTAIRLTAVKEADGRYLFVLRNMAFHRQIMKILEERSAQLNALLEATEGVVFSVLFENGRFGHIEQANKFLSRKLGFTHDELVHMPFRDLFFDKEHNSSRCKEILDHAQEELALEGKTSFKLSVRKKDGSAFEAHVVLTALDLPSKDAALVVVRDLSEELDEVSKDSKEAQELKSVRQALPGLYLKTDSDGRVLEVYSNLAYFDNDQASKVFLDKKPGTYWPQEAASRALFAIKEALSINVSTRFEFEWRVSGTLHYFEATVTPITGRAETVLWVKDMSEQHAYDEKIHELYRLASEPGLSITEQVDKILAFGLKTFPADVGLVIRFDQGKLGLESHIVYVTDNDFNIERYMTFPVEECLVDVPDGNVVIFPDLSSATCTHCLHKEKGFGSLLAAPLYVSGKVQGALCFASRAPRHDFGQGAEELMGIMSRLLSLRIELRQTGKMLSEASRSLARTLEYVEMPAVMMDLDYTITFVNKPFLEITGRRTSNIVGRDFFTEVIRNEDISKRMFKAAENSAAGNAFQVRMDLLHENGLYEDTGWDVFACKDSDGKIDGYALIASES, from the coding sequence ATGTCCAATAACTTTTTCTCGTTTTTTTCCAAGAAAGATCTCCCTGCCGAACAGGTAATCAAAACGCTTACGCCGGAAATGCTGGCTTTTCTGCAGCAGTTTCCTACGGCTATTTTGCTGTTAAACGCGACGGGCAAAATCGTGTTTGCCAATGCGGGGGCCGCTTCCGTTTTGCGTACGGAAATTTCGGATTTAAACGGCACCGGCGTGGAGCGGCTGGGACTTACAATGGAAAAAGTGCGCGCGATGGCGGAAGAAAAAGAGCCCAATAAAACAATCATCCAGTTAGTCAACCGGGAAGCGGATGCCGTCTACGTCAGTGCGGGGGCCAGCTTTTTGGCTTCCACGCCGTTTATTATGCTGACGTTGGAATTTGTGCCCCATTTTAAACAGCTGAATGCCGAAAAAAGTTTTTTGAGTTCGGTCATCAACAATTATCCCGTGGCCGTTACCGTGCAAAATTTGGCGGGCGTTTGTACGTTATGGAATACGGCGGCGGAAAAGATTTTCGGTTTTAAGGCCGAACAAACGCACAATCATTCGGTATATGAATTTTTGCCGAAAGAAATCGTCGCTTCCGTGCAGCGATTGGACGAACAGGTGCGCGACAAACAACGCCCGCGGGAAAACGTGCTGCTTTCGTATAAAGACGCAAAAGGGGAAGAGCGCACCCTGTCTGTCACCAAAGTTTTTACGCCGTCGGAAAACAATAAAAATAAAGCCATTTTAACCATTTACGAAGATGTGACCATGCGCCAGCGCTACGAGCAGGATTTGCTGCAAAACCGCACGTTGCTGCGCGCCGTGCTGGACAATGTGCCGCTGGGCTTATACACGCGGGACTGTGATAACCAGATGACCTTTTTTAACCGCCAAAGCATGAAAGTGCTGGGCGAAACGGACGTAAAATGCGTCAACAGCCCGCATCCGCATCAGGATAAGGATGTCGTTTCTTTTCATTATACCCGGGAGCAGCAGGTGTTAAGTGAAGGGAAAATTAAAGATTATCCGGAAGAGCCGTATGTGGATCATGCCGGCAATGAAAAAATTCTGCATATGATTAAAGTCCCGCTGATGGATGCGGGGCCGAAACCGTTGGTGCTGACCATTGTGGAGGATATTACCGACCGCCGCCGCCAAGAAAAAGAAGTGGCCCGGGCCAACAGTTTCTTATCGGCCATCGTGCAAAACGCGCCTATCGGGTTGTATGCCCGTGCGGCGGACGGCCGAATGCTGCTGCGCAACAAGCAGTGCGAAGAAATTTTTGGCGAAGTGTCGGATAAGGCGTTTGACTCTACCGGCTCGTTGCCGCACGAAACGCCGGAACAGGTGCATGAATACATCGCACGGGAAAGAGCGTTGCTGGAAAGCGGCAAAACGCTGGACATACCGGAAGAAGAGTATCTTACCGGCGGCGGGGAAAAGAAACTGTTGCATATGGTAAAAGTACCCGTGTCCGAGGAGGGCAACGGCGAGCCGCAATTTGTGGTAACGCTGGTGGAAGATATTACCGAAAAACGGGCGCAGGAACGGGCCTTGGTGGAAACCAAAAACTTCCTGCAGACCTTGCTGGATCAGGTGCCTGTGGCCATTTATGCACGCGGGCTGGATGATAAGATGTCCTTTGTCAACCGCCGCGCGCACGAATTATTCCCCGATGAGCAGGAATATCTGGCCAAGGACGATTTTTACGGCCAGCGCGAAAAGGCCATTTTTAAAGACGGCAAAACGGTGGAATTCCCGGAAGAGTGGTATACCACGCTGCGCGGGAACAAAATTTTGCTGCATTTAATTAAGGCCCCGGTGTTTGATAAAGAAGGCAAACCGTTTATGGTGCTGACGGTGGCCGATGATATTACCGAAAAGAAAGCGCAGGAAAAAGCCATTATTGACGCCAAAAACTTCCTGCAGACGGTTATCAATAACCTGCCGGTTTCGCTGTCGGTTAAAGATTACGACGGAAAATACATCTTGTGGAATAAGAAGAGCGAGGAACTCTTTGGCGTAATGGCCGAATCGGTCATCGGGCGGACTTCGTACCGGGTGGATATTAACAAAGACCAGGCGGAGTTCCTGCGGGAAGCGGACTTGCGCGTGTTTGAAAGCAAAAAAGAACAGGATATCCCGCAAGAGCTGATTTCTACCGCCAATGAAGGCGTAAAAATTATGCACACGGTAAAAACGCCTGTGTTTAATGTGGACGGCACGCCCAATTGTCTGTTGGTGGTATCGGAAGATATTACGGCCAAGACCAAAATGGAAAAGCAAATCCGCGAAGCCAGCGACAAAAACACCCTGCTGGTGGAAAACGCCCGCGAAGGCATTATCATCCTGGAAGACGGAAAAATAATTTATGCCAACCGCGCCTTGTGCCATATCTTAAATTATGAAGATGTAAAAGAAGTAACCGGAAAGAAAATTTTGGATATGGTGGCCGAAGACCACCAGATGTTCCTGAAAGACAAGTATGACGCCGTGGTTTCCGGGGCGGACGATGCCTCTTCCGCCATTGATGTTCATTTTCTCAAGAAAGGCGGGCAGGAAGTGGAAACGGAGTTTGCGGCGGTGGCCTCGAAATACTTGGGCCGGCGCATTGTGCTGTGCTTCGTGCGCGATGTAACGTCTTCCAACCGGATGCTGCGGGAAGTGAAAACCGAGCGGGAATGCTTCCGCGCCGCGTTTGAAAAAAGCGTTACGCCCGCTTTTATTCTGTCGCACAAAGGCTATATCAGCGTGATGAATGAAGCGTGCCGGAAAATGTTTGATTTTACGGACGCGGACAAAAACTTCTACCGAAACGTCTATATGAAACCGGCCGTTTCCTTGGCGGCGCGCAAGCAGCTGCGTGCCGGACAGCCCGCTCATATGGATTATGTGTTTGACTTTGACCGGGCGGCTAAAATGTTCCCGGGCCGGATTGAAGGAACTGGAAAATTGCCGCTTTCGGTGAGTTTCGTGCCGATTAATAAGCGCGACGCAAAAGACGGCACCGTAGAGGCCGATTACGTGGTGTTCTTGGAGCGGAAAGAAGCAAAATCCGCCCCGGTTGTTCCGCCTCCGCCGGCCGCGCCCAAACAGCCGGAAGCGCCCGCTGCGCCTAAACCGCAGGAACATACGGCGCCTAAACCGCCGGCTCCGCCGATGATTATTAGCAAAACTTCGCAAGAGATGTTGGTGTTGCCCAATAGTGAGCCGTACGCTTTGTGTGGAGATGGCTGGAAAATAGAAGTTTGCAATGATTTATTTTGCTCCCTGTGCCAATTGGAGGAAGACGAGCTGATCGGGCAGGATTTGCGCCGCTTGTTTGATGCGGACTCCCTGCCGCGGCTGGAAGAAGATTTAAAAACGCTGCAGCAGGACGGCTCGCTTGCCAACCGGGAATATCATATTAACCTGGCCAGCGGATTGGAAAATACGGCCATTCGGCTGACGGCCGTAAAAGAAGCGGACGGGCGGTATTTATTCGTCTTGCGCAATATGGCGTTCCACCGTCAGATTATGAAAATTCTGGAGGAGCGTTCCGCCCAGTTAAACGCCTTGCTGGAAGCCACGGAAGGGGTGGTTTTCTCGGTCTTGTTTGAAAACGGCCGTTTCGGGCATATTGAGCAGGCCAACAAGTTCCTTTCCCGCAAGTTGGGTTTCACGCACGACGAATTGGTGCATATGCCGTTTAGAGATTTGTTCTTTGATAAAGAACATAATTCCAGCCGCTGCAAAGAAATTCTGGATCATGCCCAGGAAGAACTGGCTTTGGAAGGGAAAACGTCGTTTAAGCTTTCCGTTCGCAAGAAAGACGGGTCTGCTTTTGAAGCCCACGTGGTGCTAACCGCGCTGGACTTGCCCAGCAAAGATGCCGCCTTGGTGGTCGTGCGGGATTTGTCCGAAGAATTGGATGAGGTGTCTAAAGATTCCAAGGAAGCCCAAGAACTCAAAAGCGTGCGGCAGGCGCTGCCGGGGTTGTATTTAAAAACGGACAGCGACGGACGTGTGCTGGAAGTATATTCCAATTTGGCGTATTTTGACAATGACCAGGCCTCCAAAGTGTTTTTGGATAAAAAGCCGGGCACGTATTGGCCGCAGGAAGCGGCTTCCCGGGCGTTGTTCGCCATTAAGGAAGCGTTGTCCATCAATGTCAGCACGCGGTTTGAATTTGAATGGCGAGTATCGGGTACCTTGCATTATTTTGAAGCAACCGTTACTCCGATTACCGGCCGCGCCGAAACGGTGCTGTGGGTGAAAGATATGTCCGAACAGCACGCATACGACGAGAAAATCCATGAATTGTACCGTCTGGCCAGCGAGCCCGGCCTTTCCATTACCGAACAAGTGGATAAAATCTTGGCGTTTGGATTGAAAACATTCCCGGCCGATGTGGGCTTGGTCATTCGCTTTGACCAAGGCAAATTGGGCCTGGAAAGCCATATCGTCTATGTCACGGACAATGACTTTAATATCGAGCGCTACATGACCTTCCCGGTGGAAGAATGCTTGGTGGACGTGCCGGACGGAAATGTGGTCATTTTCCCGGATCTGTCCAGCGCCACCTGCACGCATTGCCTGCATAAAGAAAAAGGCTTTGGCTCGTTGCTGGCGGCACCGCTGTATGTGTCCGGCAAGGTGCAGGGGGCGTTGTGTTTTGCTTCCCGCGCGCCGCGCCATGACTTTGGACAGGGAGCCGAGGAGCTGATGGGTATTATGTCCCGCCTGTTAAGCCTGCGCATTGAGCTGCGCCAAACGGGCAAAATGCTCAGCGAAGCGTCCCGCTCTTTGGCCCGCACGTTGGAATATGTGGAAATGCCGGCCGTGATGATGGACTTGGATTACACCATTACGTTTGTCAATAAGCCGTTTCTGGAAATTACCGGCCGGCGAACCAGCAATATCGTGGGCAGGGACTTCTTTACGGAGGTAATCCGCAATGAAGATATCTCCAAACGGATGTTTAAAGCGGCCGAGAATTCCGCCGCCGGCAATGCGTTCCAAGTGCGGATGGATTTGCTGCACGAAAACGGCCTGTACGAAGATACGGGGTGGGACGTGTTTGCCTGCAAAGACTCCGACGGAAAGATTGACGGCTATGCCTTAATAGCGTCGGAATCTTAA